A window of Macaca mulatta isolate MMU2019108-1 chromosome 7, T2T-MMU8v2.0, whole genome shotgun sequence genomic DNA:
cttgacctccccaagtgttaagattacaggcgcaaaccactgcacctggttagATTATTTCTCTTACCATGTTGCTCTAATTTCTCTATGTTTTAATTGATTGCCCCCAGGaacctctttctctccaactAGTGAGCTCCGTCTGTTGAAAATTACAGAAACTAgggctaggcgcaatggctcacacctctaatcccagcactttgggagcacaaggtaggaggaccacttgagtccaggagtttgagaccagatggGGAACATatccagaccccatctctacaaaatgaaaatacaaaaaaaattagccaggcatggtggcacactcctgcaGTCttagctacgtgggaggctagggcagcaggatcacttgagcctgggacgtcAAGACCACTGTGAGTTTTGATCATGCCAcaaaactccagcctgggtgacgagtgagaatcttctaaaaaaaaaaaaaaaatttggggaaGCTGTCCTAGCGGGTCCCAGGTTCATATTCCAACTTTACCAAAAATTCCCTCTGTGAGTGACACAAGTTATTTCCCTTCTCAGCACTTCGGTTTTCCTCTGTATAATATGTGACTATTGGACTCTGATATTCACCTACGTTTGTAGCTTAAGGGTTTCAGAAATCCAGGATTCTGTGAGTACCTCTTCCCCCTTGTAAATCCTGTCCAGTGTAGTCAGTGTGCTCTGAATAAGATGCAGGGATAGAGTCTTTTAGCAAAGCAAAGAGGGAAAATCATGAGACAGGGAAAGTCAGAGAGAAGAGGCACTTGAGAAGGAAGTCAATCAGAGcaagaatgcaaatgaaaataagaggagaaaaaggGGACACAGACCACATATCAACAAGGGAAAGTATTCTCCCATACAGCTCTGTTTCTTCCCTACCAGCTCCAGAcccctatttttaattttcatttacttttatatattctattttttcttttcttttctttttttaatttttagcgaCACAGtcttgccctattgcccaggctggagtgcagtggcatgattatggctcgctgtagcctcaacttctggatgctcaattgatcctcttgcctcagcctcttgagtacttgagaccacaggcatgcattaccgtgcccagctaatttttttcattttttatagatacagaatctcgctatattgcccaagctggtctcgaactcctaggttcaagtgatcctcttgcctcagttttccaatgtgttgggattataggtgtgagctaccacgcccagctaccaGACTCCCTATTTACATCCAATCTCTTTCCCAAACAGAACTTTATTCCCTTGCagtcttgttgttgttgttgagacagagtctcactccatcacccaggctggagtgcagtggtgtgatcttggctcactgcaacctccgcctcctgggttcaagcgattctcttgcctcagcctcctgagtagttccTGAgtagtgtgccaccacacctggctaatttttgtatttttagtagagatgggctttcaccatgttggccaggctggtctcaaactcctggcctcaagtgatctgcttgcctcggcctcctaaagtgctgggattacaggtgtgagccaccacgccctttATCTtatgagataattgtagattcacctACAGtcataagaaataataaacagaTCACATGTACCCTTTCTACAGTTATCCCATGGTAACATCTTCCAAAACTAATGTGTAATAGCACAGCCAGAATGTTAACATTGATACAGTCAACCAATCTGATTTAGACTCCCCCACTTGTCCTTCATTTGTGTGTATTTAGTTCTGTGCAGTTTTGTCACACGTGTAGGTTTTGTGTATCGGTCATCATAGTCAAGATATAAAGAGTTCCATCACCACAAGCCTCCCTCTCGTTACCCTTTAATAAACATATACCTCCTTCCCACCACCTCCCCATTCCTAACCCCTGCAGCCACTAATctattctccatttctataattttgtcctTTCCAAGTTGTTATATCAAATAACATTATATAAAAcatgtaggctgggcgcggtggctcacgcctgtaatcccagcactttggcaggccgaggtgggcggatcatcaggtcaggagttcgagaccagcctggccaacatggtgaaaccccgtctctagtaaaaatacaaatacaaaaattagcctggcatggtggcacgttcctataatcccagctactcaggaggctgaagcaggagagttgcttgaactgggaccagggaggcagaggtttcagtaagctaaggttgcatcactgcactccagcctgggctacagagcgagactccgtctcaaaaataaaaaaaattagaaaaaggatTTTCTCCTGCAACTGTGGCCTGGGCATGGCGACTTCAGGCTCTGTGACTCTGGAGGCCCCCTTTGAATCATCGAAGCCTCCCGTCATTGAGGGGTTTAGCCCACTGTTTACAGCAATCCAGAGGGTTTCAAGGAAAGGTTCCTTCGCAAGGCGCGCGAGAACACGGTGGTACCCATAGGTTGCCTGGGCACGGCGGCCGCCCTCACCAAAGGCCTCTACTGCTTCCACCAGGGCAACAGCCAGTGCTTACAGCTCAAGATGCATGCCTGGATCGCCGCCCAGGGCTTCACCGTCGCAGCCATCTTGCTGGGTCTAGCTGCCCCACTATGAAGTCTCGACCCTGAGCCCAGGGTCTTGAAACCTCTGCAGAAATCATTCCGAAATCCAGGAGCAACCAGTGGCCCTACCATGGGACTTACTCCCTCCTCTCCTTTGAGAGGTCCCTGTGTCATTGGGGGAGGAAGTGACCCTTTGTTTAACCGTAACTGAAAGATTTTTTCAAAAATCCCAGATTTTGTTGTTTGAATGTTACATACTTCTATTTGTGCCACATCTCCCCTCCGCTCCCCTGCTTAAtaaaccctaaaaaaaaaaaaaaaaaaaaaagtaaaaaattacatACATACTGTATGTAATCTTTTAGGATTGCTTTTATTAACTAGGCATATTTGTATGGgaagggggatttttttttttcttttttgagatggagtctccccctgtcgcccaggctgaagtgcaatggcaaaatgtaggctcactgcaacctctgcctcccggattcaagcaattctcctgcctcagtctcccaagaagctgggattacagacacgcagcatcacccccggctaattttttgtatctttagtagagatggggtttcaccacgttggccaggctggtctcgaactcctgacctcatgatccacccaccttggcctgccaaagtgctgggattacaggcatgagccaccgcgcctggctaggaAGGTTTTTAAGATACAGAAAAGTACAGAGCATGATATTGCAAACAAATATGTTCCTACCACAGAATCAACGCTGActgttgttaatattttgttatatttgcttcacttttttttttaaagagagacaagttctcactctgtcacccaggctggagtgcaggtgcagtggcactgtcatagctcactgcagcctcgacctcctgggctcacatgattttcttgccttagcctccctagtaactgggactagaggcacaggctaccatacctggctaattgttttaaaatttttggagagatggagtcttgctctgtggcccaggctggtcttgaattcctgggctcaaatgatcctcccacctcagcctcccaaagcactaggtttacaggcatgagatactgtgcctggctgtctttattattattattattatataaaagaaagaatgtatTATAAAGTGGGAATCCCTTCTAACCCTCGTCCTTGTATTAGTCATAAGCAGCTACTAGTATGAATATggtctcccttccttccttccttccctctttctttctcttccttccttccttc
This region includes:
- the LOC704063 gene encoding LOW QUALITY PROTEIN: HIG1 domain family member 2B-like (The sequence of the model RefSeq protein was modified relative to this genomic sequence to represent the inferred CDS: inserted 1 base in 1 codon), which codes for MATSGSVTLEAPFESSKPPVIEGFXPTVYSNPEGFKERFLRKARENTVVPIGCLGTAAALTKGLYCFHQGNSQCLQLKMHAWIAAQGFTVAAILLGLAAPL